From Wolbachia endosymbiont (group A) of Longitarsus flavicornis, the proteins below share one genomic window:
- a CDS encoding cytoplasmic incompatibility factor CifA, whose protein sequence is MPIETKRQAALLKNLQDIIKHTDPEIAAGRKLAIKRWAETYIENIKSFEGDKLQFLYNIFQNENCWSGARLDNAVLGQRLTEEKIGEIDNPLRRYDMACRYCVVDKIPSLFEEQFDSYKRSFSSNAVDGNGRPVKDDNKYILNSLLYGMKREDPVLSFWIDKESGELRQPGNAAEGFDSAVRLKWSEGVEYFYNHLKEEDKEKKLTDTILVLSRVQSVEKDAPILDFCVNKVADKDTLLQKLSQKDKGVYSLFAELIDSYFFDTVHDLVQCWCYKGVSERGGGDHSEKIFSYEEYKLLLSSLSNVMLENPEFNAQARSLIMEMWRCDRFYKHKEAAVDTSNFQVPIENALAGLVVNWERSGRKSDEKKEILEIMLFAKDCFPEKFESFKEVMIEDLRLCGREGMKEDIDYGNFAKELFSELEKATLPPRDDGSGDYRRRSISIVEAEDSSLSIRHDGSGDAPKSILGTPGVSDFSRRSK, encoded by the coding sequence ATGCCAATAGAAACAAAGCGTCAAGCTGCACTACTTAAAAATCTACAAGATATTATAAAACATACAGATCCTGAAATTGCTGCTGGGAGGAAGTTAGCTATTAAAAGGTGGGCGGAGACCTATATAGAGAATATTAAATCTTTTGAGGGTGATAAGCTGCAGTTTTTGTACAATATATTCCAAAATGAAAATTGTTGGTCAGGTGCAAGGTTAGATAATGCTGTTTTAGGTCAAAGATTAACTGAAGAGAAAATAGGAGAAATTGATAATCCGCTTCGCAGATATGATATGGCTTGTAGATACTGTGTAGTAGATAAAATTCCTTCTCTCTTTGAAGAGCAATTTGATTCCTATAAAAGAAGTTTTTCATCTAATGCAGTTGATGGTAATGGTCGTCCTGTAAAAGATGATAATAAATATATACTAAATTCACTTTTGTATGGGATGAAAAGGGAAGATCCTGTACTAAGTTTCTGGATAGATAAGGAATCTGGGGAATTAAGGCAACCTGGTAATGCAGCAGAAGGTTTTGACAGTGCTGTAAGACTTAAGTGGAGTGAAGGAGTAGAGTATTTTTATAATCATTTAAAAGAAGAAGATAAAGAGAAGAAGCTTACAGACACTATTCTTGTTCTGTCTCGCGTTCAATCTGTTGAGAAAGATGCTCCTATTTTAGATTTTTGTGTAAATAAGGTAGCTGACAAAGATACTCTTTTGCAGAAATTATCGCAGAAAGATAAAGGAGTATATTCCCTTTTTGCTGAATTAATAGATTCGTATTTTTTTGATACAGTGCATGATTTAGTACAGTGCTGGTGTTATAAAGGAGTTTCAGAACGTGGAGGCGGAGATCATTCAGAGAAAATATTCTCATATGAAGAATATAAACTTCTTCTTTCCTCACTTTCAAATGTTATGTTGGAAAATCCTGAGTTTAATGCTCAAGCTAGATCTCTTATTATGGAAATGTGGAGATGTGATCGCTTTTATAAACACAAGGAGGCTGCTGTCGATACTTCTAACTTCCAAGTTCCTATAGAAAATGCACTTGCAGGGTTAGTGGTTAATTGGGAACGATCTGGTCGTAAGTCTGATGAAAAAAAAGAAATATTAGAGATAATGTTATTTGCCAAGGATTGCTTTCCTGAAAAGTTTGAGTCCTTCAAAGAAGTTATGATAGAAGACCTTAGATTATGTGGTAGAGAAGGAATGAAAGAAGATATAGACTACGGTAATTTCGCAAAAGAATTGTTTTCTGAGTTAGAAAAAGCAACTTTACCTCCTAGAGATGATGGTTCCGGTGATTATCGAAGACGGTCCATATCCATAGTGGAAGCTGAAGATTCTAGTCTTTCTATTAGACATGATGGTTCTGGTGATGCTCCAAAATCCATTCTTGGAACCCCTGGTGTAAGTGATTTTTCTCGCCGTAGCAAGTAG
- a CDS encoding Rpn family recombination-promoting nuclease/putative transposase gives MALSKFLDPKNDISFKRIFGTEKNKDILIHFLNDILGFAGKNAIQDIEFLSTIQDPDIASKKQSIVDVLCRDENGLQVIVEMQVAKTKGFEKRAQYYAAKAYSRQADKGDQYHDLKEIIFIAIADCILFPDKSEYKSKHTIRDEDTNEHDLKDFYFIFIELPKFPKTKEDQLSSIVEKWVYFFRYADETSEEELERIIGSDLIIKRAYEELNRFNWSEKEFIAYEQEIKRIRDEQAVLAQKLDDAKHEGRQEGRQEGIQIGHEKGRKEREIEVAKNLLKAGVSVNLIAESTGLSIDETEQLKEKA, from the coding sequence ATGGCTCTTTCGAAGTTTCTCGATCCAAAAAATGATATATCGTTCAAGCGCATCTTTGGCACTGAAAAAAATAAAGATATCCTTATTCACTTTCTTAATGATATTCTCGGCTTTGCTGGAAAAAATGCAATACAGGATATAGAGTTTTTAAGTACTATTCAAGACCCTGATATTGCTTCTAAAAAACAAAGCATTGTTGATGTTCTTTGTAGAGATGAAAATGGGCTGCAAGTGATAGTCGAAATGCAGGTCGCTAAAACTAAAGGCTTTGAAAAACGTGCCCAATACTATGCCGCTAAAGCTTATTCAAGACAGGCTGACAAAGGCGATCAATATCATGACCTTAAGGAAATTATCTTTATTGCTATAGCAGACTGTATTTTATTTCCTGATAAGTCTGAGTATAAATCAAAGCACACTATTCGCGATGAAGATACTAATGAACATGACCTAAAAGATTTTTACTTTATATTTATTGAATTGCCTAAATTTCCAAAAACCAAAGAAGATCAGCTTTCAAGTATAGTTGAAAAATGGGTCTACTTCTTTAGATATGCAGACGAAACTAGTGAAGAAGAGCTAGAGAGAATAATAGGAAGTGATCTAATAATTAAAAGAGCATATGAAGAACTAAATAGATTCAACTGGTCAGAAAAAGAATTTATAGCCTATGAACAAGAGATCAAACGTATTCGTGATGAACAGGCTGTCCTTGCTCAAAAACTCGATGATGCTAAACATGAAGGTAGACAAGAAGGTAGACAAGAAGGCATCCAAATCGGTCACGAAAAAGGCAGAAAAGAAAGGGAAATTGAAGTTGCAAAAAACTTACTGAAAGCTGGCGTATCTGTTAACTTAATAGCTGAGTCTACCGGCCTTTCGATAGATGAAACTGAACAACTTAAAGAAAAAGCCTAA
- the mutL gene encoding DNA mismatch repair endonuclease MutL, whose amino-acid sequence MLEIEIKIESGGRNLITVTDDGNGIEKEDLELAFMRHATSKLSDSELIEIKHLGFRGEALPSIAAVSRMKLSSKASGAKEAWSIRYEGGEKVREITPCSLLQGTYIEVRDLFFATPNRLKFLKTERAETQSIVDIVNNLAMINYSIGFTLTSGNKKLLKYVKQTSLFNRLCEIEKEFQSNSLEVKEEEEGIKLKGHICKPNVNRGNSTQIYTFVNGRPMKDNLLVGAIRYAYHDFIPNNRYPFAVLHLEVPYDQVDVNVHPNKSEVRFQNKRLIYEIVRRGLIKALSMRIGTSSVSDIDGSRCQGIGEELGGSPFDVSESQRNSERVNNGKSREVKGQKEFYERKPSLLENRLMKEFNAPDERKRSLSGSFKYEGIEKSTPQKGVMVLEREQIDLIADHPLGYARCHVYNTYIIAEAKGKLIIVDQHAAHERLIYECLKQKSSIKRQKLLLPEIVEIKNQAGMEMVKTYKDKLFEMGFGIEIESEDKVRVKEIPAILGTIDIKEMLVDIVDKLMEIEDTLPIEDKVNKISSIIACHGAGRKMKLEEMNEILRQIEKTPYSDHGRLTYIEMKLSDIEKLFERR is encoded by the coding sequence ATGCTAGAGATAGAGATCAAAATAGAAAGTGGTGGGCGTAATCTTATAACTGTAACAGACGATGGAAATGGAATAGAAAAGGAAGATTTGGAACTTGCGTTTATGCGCCACGCTACTTCAAAATTAAGCGATAGTGAGTTAATAGAGATCAAACATCTTGGCTTTAGAGGAGAGGCTCTGCCTTCAATTGCAGCAGTAAGCAGAATGAAATTATCATCCAAGGCAAGTGGAGCAAAGGAAGCATGGTCTATAAGGTATGAGGGAGGAGAAAAAGTAAGAGAGATTACCCCTTGTTCTTTGTTGCAAGGTACATATATTGAAGTTCGTGACTTATTTTTTGCTACACCAAATAGACTAAAGTTTCTAAAAACCGAAAGGGCAGAAACACAAAGTATTGTTGATATTGTGAATAACTTAGCGATGATTAATTATAGTATTGGGTTTACTCTCACTTCTGGTAATAAAAAGCTCTTAAAATATGTTAAGCAAACTTCGCTGTTCAACAGATTATGTGAAATAGAAAAAGAATTTCAAAGCAATTCACTGGAAGTTAAAGAGGAAGAAGAAGGCATCAAACTTAAGGGACACATCTGTAAACCTAATGTCAATCGTGGCAACTCAACTCAGATTTATACGTTTGTTAATGGAAGGCCAATGAAAGACAATCTACTTGTTGGTGCAATTAGGTATGCGTATCACGATTTTATTCCAAACAATAGGTATCCTTTTGCAGTGTTGCATTTAGAAGTACCATATGACCAAGTAGATGTAAATGTGCATCCAAATAAATCGGAAGTAAGATTTCAAAATAAGAGGTTAATATATGAAATAGTGAGAAGAGGGCTAATAAAAGCGTTGTCAATGAGAATAGGTACCTCTTCAGTGAGTGATATTGATGGATCTAGGTGTCAAGGTATTGGAGAAGAACTGGGTGGTTCGCCTTTTGATGTTAGTGAAAGTCAAAGGAATAGTGAGCGTGTTAATAATGGAAAAAGCAGAGAAGTAAAGGGTCAAAAAGAATTTTACGAAAGGAAGCCAAGTCTTTTAGAAAATCGTCTAATGAAAGAATTCAATGCACCAGATGAAAGAAAGCGAAGCTTATCAGGAAGTTTTAAGTATGAAGGTATAGAGAAATCTACACCACAGAAAGGAGTTATGGTTCTAGAAAGAGAGCAAATTGATTTAATAGCGGATCATCCTCTAGGGTATGCACGCTGTCATGTCTACAATACTTATATTATTGCTGAGGCTAAAGGCAAATTGATTATAGTAGATCAGCACGCAGCTCATGAGAGATTGATATACGAGTGCTTAAAGCAAAAATCAAGCATAAAAAGACAAAAACTTCTTCTTCCTGAAATAGTTGAGATTAAAAACCAAGCTGGAATGGAGATGGTTAAAACTTATAAAGATAAGCTTTTTGAAATGGGTTTTGGTATTGAAATAGAATCAGAAGATAAAGTAAGGGTAAAAGAAATACCTGCAATCTTGGGAACAATAGATATAAAAGAGATGCTAGTTGATATAGTAGATAAGTTAATGGAAATAGAAGATACGCTACCAATAGAGGATAAGGTGAACAAAATATCATCCATAATCGCTTGCCACGGAGCAGGAAGAAAAATGAAATTGGAAGAGATGAATGAGATACTAAGACAAATTGAGAAAACTCCATATTCTGATCACGGAAGACTAACGTATATAGAAATGAAACTAAGTGATATAGAAAAATTGTTTGAAAGGAGATGA